In Actinoplanes derwentensis, the following proteins share a genomic window:
- a CDS encoding HelD family protein: MHRNSVPTSFIEEQDFLDAAMARRDSLTAHLRAELELDAADAVELGRQRMLRRQYEELRRAGEGLVFGRLDATDGSTLHIGRIGLHSDDEPLLVDWRAPAARPFYTATAVEPQGQKRRRHIRTTGSVVVGVDDEPLSATPGHDGDLGLVGEGALLAALDQRRTGHMTTAISTLQREQDDIVRADATGPLIVQGGPGTGKTVVALHRVAYLLFTYRQMADRAVLVLGPSPRFLDYIGQVLPALGETAVVAATCDTLLPGVTVERAESRTAAEIKGRALWQGILERRVAALTPGPRELKMRWDGDFHVIPATAVAQALTSATQGRSYHRARAVFAEQLHQLLADAIAEQRETLMEEMERGYEDILSRIADTSTGASRSDVDGLLSEEELEELRERIADNATIARFVESLWPTLDPGTLLREILVDTELLATELTPAEVATVTAEPAPWASSDIPLLDALAELLGERDGEQPRPQGEFTADRARGQRDWVYGHVVVDEAQELSEMQWRMALRRCPSRSVTAVGDIDQAEAAHRHTSWAQAVRAVLGDRWTAAELTICYRTPSEVMELTGPVLALAGSHNTPPRAVRSSGVLPWQLAVTAADLPGVAAQAVQELQQRWEGGTVGVIAPASRIPELRAVLGDVPLMTATQSKGLEWDATLLIDADGISAEPRGHNGLYVALTRCTQELGRLTVS; the protein is encoded by the coding sequence ATGCACCGGAATTCTGTACCCACCTCATTTATCGAGGAGCAGGACTTTCTCGACGCGGCCATGGCCCGGCGCGACAGCCTCACCGCGCATCTGCGGGCTGAGCTGGAGCTGGACGCCGCCGACGCGGTCGAGCTGGGGCGCCAGCGGATGCTGCGCCGGCAGTACGAGGAGCTGCGCCGCGCCGGGGAAGGCCTCGTCTTCGGGCGGCTCGACGCCACCGACGGCAGCACCCTGCACATCGGCCGGATCGGGCTGCACAGCGACGACGAACCACTCCTGGTCGACTGGCGGGCACCCGCGGCCCGGCCGTTCTACACGGCCACCGCGGTCGAACCGCAAGGGCAGAAACGACGCCGGCATATTCGTACGACCGGATCGGTCGTCGTGGGGGTGGACGACGAACCGCTCTCCGCGACGCCGGGACACGACGGTGACCTCGGCCTCGTCGGTGAGGGTGCGCTGCTCGCGGCTCTCGACCAGCGGCGCACCGGCCACATGACCACGGCGATCTCCACCCTGCAGCGCGAGCAGGACGACATCGTCCGCGCCGACGCGACCGGGCCGCTGATCGTGCAGGGCGGGCCCGGCACCGGCAAGACCGTGGTGGCGCTGCACCGGGTCGCCTACCTGCTGTTCACGTACCGGCAGATGGCCGACCGCGCGGTCCTGGTGCTCGGGCCGTCGCCACGGTTCCTCGACTACATCGGTCAGGTCCTGCCGGCGCTCGGTGAGACCGCCGTCGTCGCCGCCACCTGCGACACCCTGCTGCCCGGCGTCACGGTCGAACGCGCCGAGAGCCGGACGGCCGCCGAGATCAAAGGCCGCGCCCTCTGGCAGGGGATCCTCGAACGGCGGGTGGCGGCGCTGACTCCCGGCCCGCGGGAGCTGAAGATGCGGTGGGACGGCGACTTCCACGTCATCCCGGCCACCGCCGTGGCGCAGGCGCTGACCTCGGCCACCCAGGGCCGCTCCTACCACCGGGCCCGCGCGGTCTTCGCCGAACAACTCCATCAACTGCTGGCCGACGCGATCGCCGAACAGCGGGAGACCCTGATGGAGGAGATGGAGCGGGGGTACGAGGACATCCTGAGCCGTATCGCCGACACCTCCACCGGCGCCTCCCGTAGCGACGTCGACGGGCTGCTGTCCGAGGAGGAACTGGAGGAACTGCGCGAGCGGATCGCGGACAACGCCACCATCGCCCGGTTCGTCGAGTCGCTGTGGCCGACCCTCGACCCCGGCACCCTGCTGCGGGAGATCCTCGTCGACACCGAACTGCTCGCCACCGAACTCACCCCGGCCGAGGTCGCCACGGTCACCGCGGAACCGGCGCCCTGGGCGTCCAGTGACATCCCACTGCTCGACGCCCTGGCCGAACTGCTCGGCGAGCGGGATGGTGAGCAGCCGCGACCGCAGGGGGAGTTCACCGCCGACCGGGCCCGTGGCCAGCGCGACTGGGTCTACGGGCACGTCGTCGTCGATGAGGCGCAGGAACTGTCCGAGATGCAGTGGCGGATGGCGTTGCGGCGCTGCCCCAGCCGGTCGGTCACCGCGGTCGGCGACATCGACCAGGCGGAAGCCGCCCACCGGCACACCAGCTGGGCGCAGGCGGTGCGGGCGGTTCTCGGGGATCGCTGGACCGCGGCCGAGCTGACCATCTGTTATCGGACGCCGAGTGAGGTCATGGAACTCACCGGGCCGGTGCTGGCCCTGGCGGGAAGCCACAACACCCCACCGCGGGCCGTACGATCGTCCGGCGTCTTGCCCTGGCAGCTCGCGGTCACCGCCGCCGACCTGCCCGGAGTCGCCGCCCAGGCCGTACAGGAACTCCAGCAGCGCTGGGAAGGCGGCACTGTCGGGGTCATCGCCCCCGCGTCACGCATTCCCGAGCTGCGCGCGGTCCTCGGCGACGTGCCGTTGATGACCGCGACCCAGTCCAAAGGCCTGGAATGGGACGCCACCCTGCTCATCGACGCCGACGGCATCAGTGCCGAGCCGCGCGGTCACAACGGGCTGTACGTGGCGCTGACCCGCTGCACCCAGGAACTCGGCCGGCTGACCGTCAGCTGA
- a CDS encoding alpha-ketoacid dehydrogenase subunit beta codes for MAGALNQALRDAMRADESVVMFGEDVGPLGGVFRITDGLTAEFGDQRCFDTPLAESGILGMAIGMAMNGMRPVVEMQFDAFAYPAFEQLISHAAKMRNRTRGRVTVPIVIRIPYAGGIGGVEHHCDSSEAYYAHTPGLHVVAPSDPADAYGLLRHAIASPDPVVFLEPKKLYFARAEADFTVPVPPIGTAVIRRPGTDATLIAYGPAVPVALEAAEAAAQEGRSLQVVDLRSLVPFDDETVCAAVRSTGRAVVVAEAAGFASVSSEVVARVTERCFHHLHAPIRRVTGFDIPYPPPKLEHVHLPSVDRILDTVDDLQWEYA; via the coding sequence ATGGCCGGAGCCCTCAACCAGGCGCTGCGCGACGCCATGCGCGCCGACGAATCCGTGGTCATGTTCGGTGAGGACGTCGGCCCGCTCGGAGGCGTCTTCCGGATCACCGACGGTCTGACCGCCGAGTTCGGTGACCAGCGCTGCTTCGACACCCCGCTGGCTGAGTCCGGCATCCTCGGGATGGCCATCGGGATGGCGATGAACGGCATGCGCCCGGTGGTGGAGATGCAGTTCGACGCGTTCGCGTACCCCGCGTTCGAGCAGCTGATCAGCCACGCCGCGAAGATGCGCAACCGCACCCGCGGCCGGGTGACGGTCCCAATCGTGATCCGGATCCCGTACGCCGGGGGCATCGGCGGCGTCGAACACCACTGCGACTCGTCCGAGGCGTACTACGCGCACACCCCCGGCCTGCACGTGGTCGCGCCGTCCGACCCGGCCGACGCGTACGGGCTGCTCCGCCACGCCATCGCTTCCCCCGACCCGGTGGTGTTCCTGGAGCCGAAGAAGCTGTACTTCGCCCGCGCCGAAGCCGATTTCACCGTCCCGGTCCCCCCGATCGGCACCGCGGTGATCCGGCGTCCCGGAACCGACGCGACGCTGATCGCTTACGGTCCCGCGGTGCCGGTCGCGCTGGAGGCCGCCGAAGCGGCGGCCCAGGAGGGCCGCAGTCTGCAGGTGGTCGACCTGCGTTCGCTGGTCCCGTTCGACGACGAGACGGTGTGCGCGGCGGTCCGTTCCACCGGCCGGGCCGTGGTGGTGGCCGAGGCGGCCGGTTTCGCCAGCGTCTCCTCCGAGGTGGTGGCCCGGGTGACCGAACGCTGCTTCCACCACCTGCACGCCCCGATCCGCCGGGTGACCGGTTTCGACATCCCGTACCCGCCGCCGAAACTCGAACACGTCCACCTCCCGTCCGTGGACCGCATCCTCGACACCGTCGACGACCTGCAGTGGGAGTACGCATGA
- a CDS encoding SDR family oxidoreductase gives MERDLTGKVALVAGATRGAGRQIAVQLGARGATVYATGRTTREQRSEMDRPETIEETAELVTAAGGTGIAVQIDHLEADQVGALAERIDASHNRLDVLVNDIWGSELLFSWEHKLWEHDLDKGLRILRLAIDTHILTSHYALPLLIRRPGGLVVEMTDGTLEYNSTNYRVSFFYDLAKTAVLRMAFSQSKELASYGGTAVALTPGWLRSEIMLENYGVTEQNWRDALTVQPHFAISESPAFTGRAVAALATDPDVARWNGQSLSSGQLAQIYGFTDLDGSRPDCWRYLVEVQDAGKPADVNGYR, from the coding sequence ATGGAACGAGACCTGACAGGAAAAGTCGCCCTGGTGGCGGGGGCGACGCGCGGCGCTGGACGGCAGATCGCCGTGCAGTTGGGTGCCCGGGGCGCGACGGTTTACGCGACCGGGCGCACCACCCGCGAACAGCGCTCGGAGATGGATCGGCCGGAGACGATCGAGGAGACCGCGGAACTGGTCACCGCTGCCGGAGGCACCGGCATCGCCGTACAGATAGACCATCTGGAAGCCGACCAGGTGGGTGCACTCGCCGAACGGATTGACGCCTCGCATAATCGTCTGGACGTGCTGGTCAACGACATCTGGGGCAGCGAACTGCTGTTCAGTTGGGAGCACAAACTGTGGGAGCACGACCTTGACAAAGGTCTGCGCATCCTTCGGCTGGCGATCGACACCCACATCCTGACCAGCCACTACGCCCTGCCGCTACTGATCCGGCGACCCGGCGGGCTGGTCGTCGAGATGACCGACGGAACCCTCGAATACAACAGCACCAACTATCGCGTGTCGTTCTTCTACGACCTGGCCAAGACCGCGGTGCTGCGGATGGCCTTTTCACAATCAAAGGAGCTTGCCTCGTACGGGGGGACAGCGGTCGCGCTGACACCGGGCTGGCTGCGCTCGGAGATCATGCTGGAGAACTACGGGGTCACCGAACAGAATTGGCGCGACGCTCTCACGGTCCAGCCACATTTCGCGATCTCGGAGAGCCCCGCCTTCACCGGCCGGGCGGTCGCCGCGCTCGCCACCGATCCGGACGTGGCCCGCTGGAACGGGCAGTCACTGTCCAGCGGGCAACTGGCGCAGATCTACGGATTCACCGACCTCGACGGCAGCCGCCCTGACTGCTGGCGTTACCTGGTCGAAGTGCAGGACGCGGGTAAACCAGCCGACGTCAACGGTTACCGCTGA
- a CDS encoding PQQ-dependent sugar dehydrogenase, which translates to MRTITRGLAVLVLGLAGCSASAGEQPAPQQTAGLVATTITATGQAPFDQDRTLLAPPGWTVSVFARVESARLLAWTPDDQLLVSRPKFGDVISLGSSRKTLLSGLNQPHGLAFDGDTLYVAESDQVNAYTYKSGVVSARKIVVDDLPDAKSPELRGAYSHALKSVTVGKDGSIYVSVGSTGNISAADREATPERASILKVAPGGGKPTVYARGVRNGTGLAVDPDGAVWTAVNHRDNVGLPADGYGGYKHDVVQEYVNDHPMEQLARLTEGRELGWPYCNPDPQLEPTVSYSNRPFLRDVQTNPDGAKLDCGSLPPTEQGMGAHSAPLGLSFVTVPEPGALVGIHGSWNRRPPRPPEVSFYAWKNGTLGPQQTLLTGFQLKDGSRWGRPVMAVQGTDGALYVSDDQAGAIYRVTTGKT; encoded by the coding sequence GTGAGGACGATTACGCGCGGCTTGGCGGTTCTGGTGCTCGGGCTGGCGGGGTGTTCGGCGTCGGCCGGGGAGCAGCCGGCACCCCAGCAGACGGCGGGGCTGGTCGCCACCACGATCACGGCGACCGGTCAGGCACCGTTCGATCAGGACCGGACACTGCTGGCGCCGCCCGGCTGGACGGTCAGCGTGTTCGCCCGGGTGGAGAGCGCGCGGCTGCTCGCGTGGACCCCGGACGACCAGCTGCTGGTGTCGAGGCCGAAGTTCGGGGACGTGATCTCGCTGGGGTCGAGCCGGAAGACCCTGCTCAGTGGGCTGAACCAGCCGCACGGGCTGGCGTTCGACGGAGACACCCTGTACGTGGCCGAAAGTGATCAGGTCAATGCGTACACGTACAAAAGTGGGGTGGTGTCCGCTCGTAAGATCGTCGTGGACGACCTGCCGGACGCCAAGAGCCCGGAACTGCGCGGCGCCTACTCGCACGCCCTCAAGAGCGTCACCGTCGGTAAGGACGGGTCGATCTACGTGTCGGTCGGGTCGACCGGCAACATCTCGGCCGCCGACCGCGAGGCCACTCCCGAACGGGCTTCGATCCTGAAGGTGGCGCCCGGCGGTGGCAAACCGACGGTTTACGCGCGGGGTGTGCGCAACGGCACCGGGCTGGCCGTCGACCCGGACGGCGCGGTGTGGACCGCGGTCAACCATCGCGACAACGTCGGCCTTCCGGCGGACGGTTACGGCGGCTACAAACACGACGTGGTGCAGGAGTATGTCAACGACCACCCGATGGAACAGCTCGCCCGGCTGACCGAAGGCCGCGAACTGGGATGGCCCTACTGCAACCCGGACCCGCAGCTGGAACCCACGGTCAGCTACAGCAACCGGCCGTTCCTGCGCGACGTCCAGACCAACCCCGACGGCGCGAAACTCGACTGCGGCAGCCTGCCGCCGACCGAACAGGGGATGGGCGCGCACTCGGCGCCGCTGGGCCTCAGCTTCGTCACCGTCCCCGAACCTGGTGCGCTCGTCGGCATCCACGGCTCGTGGAACCGCAGACCGCCTCGCCCGCCGGAGGTGTCGTTCTACGCCTGGAAGAACGGCACCCTCGGCCCGCAGCAGACCCTGCTCACCGGTTTCCAGCTGAAGGACGGCTCACGATGGGGCCGCCCGGTGATGGCGGTGCAGGGAACCGACGGCGCGCTCTACGTCAGCGACGACCAGGCGGGCGCAATTTACCGGGTAACCACCGGTAAAACCTGA
- a CDS encoding Lrp/AsnC family transcriptional regulator, with the protein MLDDTDRLILAELAADGRMSMRTLAETLHISRANAYARVARLQQTGVIRGFHADVDPVAAGLTTAAYVTLNLQQANWREVLGRLRALPGVVHIGLVGGDFDVILLVRVADNTELRHLVLDEIQGMAGVVSTRTLLLFEESTPARRVAAPPSDR; encoded by the coding sequence ATGCTCGACGATACCGATCGGCTGATCCTGGCCGAGTTGGCAGCCGACGGCCGGATGTCGATGCGGACGCTCGCGGAGACGTTGCACATCTCGCGCGCCAACGCGTACGCCCGGGTCGCCCGCCTGCAGCAGACCGGTGTGATCCGCGGCTTCCACGCCGACGTCGACCCGGTCGCCGCCGGGCTGACCACCGCCGCCTACGTGACTCTCAACCTGCAGCAAGCCAACTGGCGTGAGGTTCTCGGCAGGCTGCGGGCACTGCCCGGCGTGGTGCACATCGGTCTGGTCGGCGGCGACTTCGACGTGATCCTTCTGGTCCGGGTGGCCGACAACACCGAGCTGCGGCACCTCGTTCTGGACGAGATCCAGGGCATGGCGGGTGTCGTCAGCACCCGGACGCTGCTGCTGTTCGAGGAGTCCACACCGGCTCGCCGGGTTGCGGCGCCGCCGTCCGATCGGTAG
- a CDS encoding thiamine pyrophosphate-dependent dehydrogenase E1 component subunit alpha, with translation MTRDAALLLPSTEPVTLIDPDGHPVPVGQDMPDPQALIHAYGALLAARRFNDQAGALVRQGRLAVYPSSHGQEACQVACVQVLDDGDWLFPTYRDTAAIVARGVDPVQALTLLRGDWHSGYDPHATKVAPQATPLATHLLHAVGVAHAARLRGEPTVVMAVCGDGATSEGDFHEALNFAAVFRTPVVFFIQNNQYAISVPLDRQTAAPSLAHKGVGYGIPGERVDGNDVAALLRVLGTAVDQARAGDGPQLVEAHTYRVQAHTNADDAGRYRSADEVTPWLAKDPITRLETFLRGRGLLDDKIIGGYVEQASLMAERLRTGLAGEPATDYRDLFAHVYAEPTPQLLEQRALVADEVSRDL, from the coding sequence ATGACACGTGACGCAGCTCTCCTGCTGCCGTCCACGGAGCCGGTGACGCTCATCGACCCGGACGGCCACCCCGTTCCCGTCGGCCAGGACATGCCCGACCCGCAGGCACTCATCCACGCGTACGGCGCCCTGCTCGCCGCCCGCCGCTTCAACGATCAGGCCGGCGCTCTGGTCCGGCAGGGCCGGCTCGCGGTCTACCCGTCGTCGCACGGGCAGGAGGCCTGCCAGGTCGCCTGCGTGCAGGTCCTCGACGACGGTGACTGGCTGTTCCCCACCTATCGCGACACCGCGGCGATCGTGGCCCGCGGCGTCGACCCGGTGCAGGCCCTCACCCTGCTGCGCGGCGACTGGCACAGCGGTTACGACCCGCACGCCACGAAGGTCGCGCCGCAGGCCACGCCCCTGGCCACCCATCTGCTGCACGCCGTCGGCGTCGCCCACGCGGCCCGGCTGCGCGGCGAACCGACAGTGGTGATGGCGGTCTGCGGCGACGGCGCCACCAGCGAGGGCGACTTCCACGAGGCCCTCAACTTCGCGGCGGTGTTCCGTACCCCCGTGGTGTTCTTCATCCAGAACAACCAATACGCGATCTCGGTGCCGCTGGACCGGCAGACCGCCGCGCCGTCGCTGGCCCACAAGGGTGTCGGCTACGGCATCCCCGGCGAACGGGTCGACGGCAACGACGTCGCCGCCCTGCTCAGGGTGCTCGGCACCGCCGTCGACCAGGCCCGCGCCGGCGACGGACCGCAGCTGGTGGAGGCGCACACCTACCGGGTGCAGGCGCACACCAACGCCGACGATGCCGGCCGCTACCGTTCTGCCGACGAGGTCACGCCCTGGCTGGCCAAGGACCCGATCACGCGGTTGGAGACGTTCCTGCGGGGTCGCGGTCTGCTCGACGACAAGATCATTGGTGGGTACGTGGAACAAGCCTCGCTGATGGCCGAGCGCCTGCGCACCGGCCTGGCCGGCGAACCGGCCACCGATTACCGGGACCTCTTCGCCCACGTCTACGCCGAACCCACCCCGCAGCTGCTGGAGCAGCGGGCGCTCGTAGCCGACGAGGTGTCCCGTGACCTCTGA
- a CDS encoding helix-turn-helix transcriptional regulator: MRTSRLFKMVLLLQSRGTVTAAELAIELGVSERTVYRDIGELGAAGVPVYAEQGRLGGYRLVDGYRTRLTGLSPDEAEALFLLGLDGPARDMGLSELLATAALKVSASLPAGLRKARATQRFHLDVPGWFHDGEPPPMLTALVGAVWQDLAVTLRYRRADAEEPPAVQAAAETAEAPDDQGWIAVRLPVESVEVAYHQLLRLGPEVEVLKPESLRERMRAAARRLHDRYQR, from the coding sequence GTGCGTACCTCCCGCCTCTTCAAGATGGTCCTGTTGCTCCAGTCGCGGGGAACGGTGACCGCTGCCGAACTCGCCATTGAGCTGGGTGTTTCGGAACGAACCGTCTACCGCGACATCGGGGAGCTGGGCGCCGCCGGAGTGCCGGTCTACGCCGAGCAGGGACGGCTCGGGGGCTACCGGCTCGTTGACGGCTATCGGACCCGGCTCACCGGATTGAGCCCGGACGAGGCGGAGGCCCTGTTCCTGCTAGGCCTGGACGGCCCGGCCCGGGACATGGGGTTGAGCGAGTTGCTTGCCACCGCCGCGCTCAAGGTCAGCGCGTCGCTGCCGGCGGGGCTGCGCAAGGCCCGGGCCACTCAACGATTCCACCTGGACGTGCCGGGCTGGTTCCATGACGGCGAGCCGCCGCCGATGCTGACCGCACTTGTCGGTGCGGTGTGGCAGGACCTGGCGGTGACGTTGCGGTACCGGCGCGCAGATGCGGAGGAGCCGCCCGCGGTCCAGGCCGCCGCCGAAACGGCTGAAGCCCCTGACGATCAAGGATGGATTGCGGTACGCCTACCGGTCGAGTCCGTCGAAGTGGCCTACCACCAGTTGCTTCGTCTCGGCCCGGAGGTGGAGGTGCTGAAGCCGGAGTCGTTGCGCGAGCGGATGCGGGCCGCCGCGCGACGACTCCACGACAGATATCAGCGGTAA